The genomic region TCGTCGATGGAGTGGACCGACCCGCCCAGGTCCTCGACGCGCTCGCGGACCGTCTCGAAGGAGATGTCGGGGCCCTCGACGGTGAGCTTCACCGTCTCGACCTGGCGGTCGGTCTCGACGAGCACCACGTTGACACCCTCGACGCCATCGAGGCCGCCAACACCCCTGGCATACCGGACTGCGTTGGGGTCGTGTGGCTTCAGTACGTCCAGGACCAGCCGTCGTATGGGAGGCATCGCTACCTGTCGGTTCGACGGGGAGGCCCTTCAGTCCGACCCCGGGTTCCGGCGCTCAACCCGACTGGTACCGGCCGCGCCCCTCGACGGTCGCCAGCCGTCCGAGCACCGCGTCGGCCTGCTCGCTCGCGTCGCGGTACGCGTCACGAACCGCCTCGCGGAGGGGTTCCGGGTCGTCGGCCGTGCCGACGAGGCTCTGGTCGAAGACGTGGAGGTCCATGGCGTAGTCCTCGGCGTGGTCGGTGTGGTAGCCCAGGCCGAAGTCGATGAGATAGGTGCGAGACCCGACCCGGACGTTCCGGGTGGTCGGGTCGCCGTGGACGAACCCCGAATCGTGGATGGCCGCGAGGTGGCGACCCACGTCTCGAACGGCCGCCTCGGTGGGTGCCTCGCGCAGGTCGCTCTCGCCGACGAACTCGAAGACGATGGTCGACTCGGCGGGGTCGAGGTCGCGGACCACGGGGGTCGGGACGCCGACGCGGCGCGCCTGACTCGTCAATCTCGCCTCGAGGACGGTCCGGTCGCGCCGGAGGTTGTCGTCGAGTTCGGCGTGCCGGTACGCCTTGGGCACGCGACGCTTGACGACGCGGTCGTCCTCGAACTCGACGATGGCCTCGGCCCCGCGGACCGTCACACCCGCCTCCGGGCTGACGTGGACGTCCTCGTCCGCGCCGCGCCACGTCACCGGGACCTCGTCCGGCCGGAAGTTCGGGTCGACCGCCGAGTCGTCGATGGGGAGCGTGTCGCCGGCCCGTGCCATCTTCGCGCCCAGCACCGCGATCATCCCCGCGTTGTCCCGCAGGAAGCGCGGCTCGGGCGCGTAGAACTCGGCTCCCCGTTCCTCGCACATCGATTCGAGCATCTCGCGCAGTCGGGCGTTCTGGCCGACGCCGCCGCCGAGGACGAGCTCGTCGCTCCCGGTGAGTGACAGGGCGCGTTCCGAGACTTCGGTGAGCATCCCGA from Haloarchaeobius sp. HME9146 harbors:
- a CDS encoding DUF211 domain-containing protein is translated as MPPIRRLVLDVLKPHDPNAVRYARGVGGLDGVEGVNVVLVETDRQVETVKLTVEGPDISFETVRERVEDLGGSVHSIDEVVCGEQLVEQSETPQD
- a CDS encoding bifunctional N(6)-L-threonylcarbamoyladenine synthase/serine/threonine protein kinase; the encoded protein is MRVLGIEGTAWCASAALYDTGAADDADAIFIESDAYQPESGGIHPREAAEHMHEAIPEVVGTVLEEADGDIDAVAFSQGPGLGPCLRTVGTAARALAQTLDVPLVGVNHMVAHLEIGRQQSGFDSPVCLNASGANAHLLGYRNGRYRVLGETMDTGVGNAIDKFTRHVGWAHPGGPKVEQHAQDGEFCDLPYVVKGMDFSFSGIMSAAKQAYDDGVPVEDVCFSLQEHIFGMLTEVSERALSLTGSDELVLGGGVGQNARLREMLESMCEERGAEFYAPEPRFLRDNAGMIAVLGAKMARAGDTLPIDDSAVDPNFRPDEVPVTWRGADEDVHVSPEAGVTVRGAEAIVEFEDDRVVKRRVPKAYRHAELDDNLRRDRTVLEARLTSQARRVGVPTPVVRDLDPAESTIVFEFVGESDLREAPTEAAVRDVGRHLAAIHDSGFVHGDPTTRNVRVGSRTYLIDFGLGYHTDHAEDYAMDLHVFDQSLVGTADDPEPLREAVRDAYRDASEQADAVLGRLATVEGRGRYQSG